A DNA window from Paramormyrops kingsleyae isolate MSU_618 chromosome 10, PKINGS_0.4, whole genome shotgun sequence contains the following coding sequences:
- the bicc2 gene encoding bicaudal C homolog 2 isoform X3 yields MASSVEDLLDRDLCKLEPMAQGEALVKPSRSLSRPEEEEEEEEEEEDEEEEKSALPEAEDVALKPCDPDWVEERFRIDRKKLEMMLLSPPEENGLSGEEFFKKVMIETNTQIKWPSKLKIGAKSKKDPHVKVEGKRENVLEAKKKILDLLETKVNKVTLKIDVTHTEHSHVIGKGGGNIKKVMEVTECHIHFPDSNRHNATGEKSNQVSIAGPVEGVESARRKIRDLQPLVLTFDLPMMLTSQVMPEVSSPVVQHVAQAFGVSISFRQQPRFYSCSCIVRGLQGNSASLKKATCMLMEMFLGPENHVAVSTQLDISSQQHLLLGHGATSFLTVMHMTHTQIILPDLSAPQSPPSLLIQGAPDGVCLARQQLLDCLPVCLMFDMRENGEADPRKLSHIMQNLGVFISIKPKVKQTAKSVVVKTLEKNVGNLYEARRLLLRLDPSEVTNVAAKPTGDITLTGLNNHWLNMMMQQLRLSDQGAATAPEGVQDSPQQVKTTLSPPPGLSVVQKECIIMVKETDPKSEKVMEDKSQLSSSDPGSFVPGGQGLDVREKAAYFHRRSSQSEAIRDQNPEGIAALSHHMATQNTNKLTERRNSSREDTIQTGSNSTSNEDYDYEKKRLLATRAMQKKPVETEVRTPTDTWSGLGFSKSMPTEVVKELRSISRRSYKSYLGTATQQTWASQNGWDRIHNGSDSENWRERRGSSPSPSLLLPSSSSYSPSSFSVSYSSSSFRSSSPRASTDKPSVDGYFERSSSESRAGPSTHNLPELLGQLGLSKYIEIFQQQEIDFQTFLTLSDADLKEVGVSTFGARRKMLLAISDLKNGKWKTTDPPVVKSAYLEGGASGRLPRILDADVATRNNCW; encoded by the exons ATGGCCAGCTCCGTCGAGGACCTTCTAGATCGTGACCTGTGCAAACTGGAACCCATGGCCCAGGGAGAAGCACTCGTCAAGCCAAGTCGATCCCTGTCCCGgccagaagaggaggaggaggaggaagaggaagaggaggatgaggaagaggagaaaAGTGCCCTGCCAGAAGCAGAAGATGTTGCCTTGAAACCCTGTGATCCAGACTGGGTGGAGGAACGATTCCGGATTGACAGGAAGAAACTGGAGATGATGCTGCTCT CCCCTCCAGAGGAAAATGGGTTATCTGGGGAGGAGTTCTTCAAGAAA GTGATGATAGAAACCAACACTCAGATTAAATGGCCTTCCAAATTGAAGATTGGAGCTAAGTCAAAGAAAG ATCCACATGTAAAGGTTGAAGGGAAGAGAGAGAATGTTCTGGAGGCCAAGAAGAAGATATTAGATCTTTTGGAGACAAAG GTGAATAAAGTAACCCTAAAGATTGACGTGACCCATACGGAGCACTCTCATGTGATTGGGAAGGGAGGTGGGAACATTAAAAAAGTGATGGAGGTGACAGAGTGTCACATCCACTTTCCTGATTCCAACCGACACAATGCCACAGGGGAGAAGAGCAACCAG GTGTCTATTGCTGGGCCAGTTGAAGGAGTAGAGTCAGCTAGGAGGAAAATACGA GACCTCCAGCCACTggttttgacctttgacctgccGATGATGCTGACCTCCCAGGTCATGCCAGAGGTCAGCTCCCCTGTGGTCCAGCACGTGGCCCAGGCCTTTGGCGTGAGCATCAGCTTCCGGCAGCAGCCTAGGTTCTACAGCTGCAGCTGCATAGTGCGAGGTCTGCAGGGGAACTCTGCTTCTCTGAAG AAGGCCACCTGCATGCTAATGGAGATGTTCCTGGGCCCGGAGAATCACGTGGCGGTCAGCACTCAGCTCGATATCAGCTCCCAGCAGCACCTCCTCCTGGGCCATGGCGCGACCAGCTTCCTGACTGTCATGCACATGACCCACACTCAGATAATCCTGCCAGATCTCAGTGCCCCTCAGAGCCCCCCTTCATTGCTCATCCAAGGAGCTCCTGATGGGGTGTGCCTAGCACGGCAACAGCTCCTG GACTGTCTGCCAGTGTGCCTGATGTTTGACATGCGGGAGAATGGGGAGGCGGACCCTCGCAAGCTCAGCCACATAATGCAAAATTTGGGCGTCTTCATCAGCATCAAACCCAAGGTCAAGCAGACCGCCAAG TCGGTGGTGGTGAAAACCCTGGAGAAGAACGTTGGCAACCTTTATGAGGCTCGGCGACTACTACTCAGATTGGACCCCAGTGAGGTCACCAACGTTGCTGCAAAGCCCACCGGTGACATCACATTAACCGGTCTCAACAACCACTGGCTGAACATGATGATGCAGCAGCTTCGGCTCTCTGATCAAG GTGCTGCCACTGCACCAGAAGGAGTGCAGGACAGTCCCCAGCAGGTGAAGACCACACTCTCACCCCCACCAGGTCTATCGGTTGTGCAGAAGGAGTGCATCATAATGGTGAAAGAGACAGACCCTAAGTCAGAGAAG GTTATGGAGGATAAAAGTCAGCTGAGTTCCTCAGATCCTGGAAGCTTCGTGCCTGGGGGCCAGGGATTGGATGTCAGAGAAAAGGCTGCCTATTTCCATAGGAGAAGCAGTCAATCAGAGGCCATAAGAGACCAAAACCCAGAAGGAATTGCAGCCTTGTCCCACCACATGGCAACCCAGAACACTAACAAACT GACAGAGAGAAGAAACAGTAGCAGAGAAGACACCATTCAGACAGGTTCCAATTCCACAAGCAACGAG GATTATGACTATGAAAAAAAGAGGCTCCTGGCGACGAGAG CGATGCAGAAGAAGCCGGTGGAGACAGAAGTGAGGACTCCAACTGACACATGGAGCGGTCTGGGCTTCTCCAAGTCTATGCCCACAGAGGTCGTAAAGGAACTGCGATCCATCAGCCGCCGGAGCTACAAATCATATCTTGGCACTGCCACCCAACAG ACGTGGGCATCGCAGAATGGCTGGGACAGAATTCATAATGGGAGCGACTCAGAGAACTGGCGGGAAAGACGAGGATCCTCCCCTTCACCATCTCTTCTGTTGCCATCCTCCTCCTCTTACTCTCCATCTTCTTTCAGTGTCTCTTATTCCTCATCTTCCTTTAGGTCGTCTTCTCCCAGGGCCTCAACAGACAAACCCT CAGTGGACGGCTACTTTGAGCGTTCATCTTCAGAGAGCAGGGCAGGGCCGTCCACCCACAACCTACCTGAGCTTTTAGGCCAACTGGGCCTTAGCAAATATATTGAGATCTTCCAGCAGCAGGAG ATCGACTTTCAGACCTTCCTGACCCTGTCTGATGCCGACCTAAAGGAGGTTGGAGTTTCCACCTTTGGTGCAAGGCGGAAGATGCTCTTGGCCATATCCG ACCTGAAGAACGGCAAGTGGAAAACCACAGATCCACCAGTCGTGAAGTCAGCCTACTTGGAGGGTGGAGCCAGTGGCCGCCTTCCGCGGATCTTGGATGCTGATGTTGCTACTCGGAACAACTGCTGGTGA
- the bicc2 gene encoding bicaudal C homolog 2 isoform X2, translated as MASSVEDLLDRDLCKLEPMAQGEALVKPSRSLSRPEEEEEEEEEEEDEEEEKSALPEAEDVALKPCDPDWVEERFRIDRKKLEMMLLSPPEENGLSGEEFFKKVMIETNTQIKWPSKLKIGAKSKKDPHVKVEGKRENVLEAKKKILDLLETKVNKVTLKIDVTHTEHSHVIGKGGGNIKKVMEVTECHIHFPDSNRHNATGEKSNQVSIAGPVEGVESARRKIRDLQPLVLTFDLPMMLTSQVMPEVSSPVVQHVAQAFGVSISFRQQPRFYSCSCIVRGLQGNSASLKKATCMLMEMFLGPENHVAVSTQLDISSQQHLLLGHGATSFLTVMHMTHTQIILPDLSAPQSPPSLLIQGAPDGVCLARQQLLDCLPVCLMFDMRENGEADPRKLSHIMQNLGVFISIKPKVKQTAKSVVVKTLEKNVGNLYEARRLLLRLDPSEVTNVAAKPTGDITLTGLNNHWLNMMMQQLRLSDQGAATAPEGVQDSPQQVKTTLSPPPGLSVVQKECIIMVKETDPKSEKVMEDKSQLSSSDPGSFVPGGQGLDVREKAAYFHRRSSQSEAIRDQNPEGIAALSHHMATQNTNKLILNASLNSSRTERRNSSREDTIQTGSNSTSNEDYDYEKKRLLATRAMQKKPVETEVRTPTDTWSGLGFSKSMPTEVVKELRSISRRSYKSYLGTATQQTWASQNGWDRIHNGSDSENWRERRGSSPSPSLLLPSSSSYSPSSFSVSYSSSSFRSSSPRASTDKPLDGYFERSSSESRAGPSTHNLPELLGQLGLSKYIEIFQQQEIDFQTFLTLSDADLKEVGVSTFGARRKMLLAISDLKNGKWKTTDPPVVKSAYLEGGASGRLPRILDADVATRNNCW; from the exons ATGGCCAGCTCCGTCGAGGACCTTCTAGATCGTGACCTGTGCAAACTGGAACCCATGGCCCAGGGAGAAGCACTCGTCAAGCCAAGTCGATCCCTGTCCCGgccagaagaggaggaggaggaggaagaggaagaggaggatgaggaagaggagaaaAGTGCCCTGCCAGAAGCAGAAGATGTTGCCTTGAAACCCTGTGATCCAGACTGGGTGGAGGAACGATTCCGGATTGACAGGAAGAAACTGGAGATGATGCTGCTCT CCCCTCCAGAGGAAAATGGGTTATCTGGGGAGGAGTTCTTCAAGAAA GTGATGATAGAAACCAACACTCAGATTAAATGGCCTTCCAAATTGAAGATTGGAGCTAAGTCAAAGAAAG ATCCACATGTAAAGGTTGAAGGGAAGAGAGAGAATGTTCTGGAGGCCAAGAAGAAGATATTAGATCTTTTGGAGACAAAG GTGAATAAAGTAACCCTAAAGATTGACGTGACCCATACGGAGCACTCTCATGTGATTGGGAAGGGAGGTGGGAACATTAAAAAAGTGATGGAGGTGACAGAGTGTCACATCCACTTTCCTGATTCCAACCGACACAATGCCACAGGGGAGAAGAGCAACCAG GTGTCTATTGCTGGGCCAGTTGAAGGAGTAGAGTCAGCTAGGAGGAAAATACGA GACCTCCAGCCACTggttttgacctttgacctgccGATGATGCTGACCTCCCAGGTCATGCCAGAGGTCAGCTCCCCTGTGGTCCAGCACGTGGCCCAGGCCTTTGGCGTGAGCATCAGCTTCCGGCAGCAGCCTAGGTTCTACAGCTGCAGCTGCATAGTGCGAGGTCTGCAGGGGAACTCTGCTTCTCTGAAG AAGGCCACCTGCATGCTAATGGAGATGTTCCTGGGCCCGGAGAATCACGTGGCGGTCAGCACTCAGCTCGATATCAGCTCCCAGCAGCACCTCCTCCTGGGCCATGGCGCGACCAGCTTCCTGACTGTCATGCACATGACCCACACTCAGATAATCCTGCCAGATCTCAGTGCCCCTCAGAGCCCCCCTTCATTGCTCATCCAAGGAGCTCCTGATGGGGTGTGCCTAGCACGGCAACAGCTCCTG GACTGTCTGCCAGTGTGCCTGATGTTTGACATGCGGGAGAATGGGGAGGCGGACCCTCGCAAGCTCAGCCACATAATGCAAAATTTGGGCGTCTTCATCAGCATCAAACCCAAGGTCAAGCAGACCGCCAAG TCGGTGGTGGTGAAAACCCTGGAGAAGAACGTTGGCAACCTTTATGAGGCTCGGCGACTACTACTCAGATTGGACCCCAGTGAGGTCACCAACGTTGCTGCAAAGCCCACCGGTGACATCACATTAACCGGTCTCAACAACCACTGGCTGAACATGATGATGCAGCAGCTTCGGCTCTCTGATCAAG GTGCTGCCACTGCACCAGAAGGAGTGCAGGACAGTCCCCAGCAGGTGAAGACCACACTCTCACCCCCACCAGGTCTATCGGTTGTGCAGAAGGAGTGCATCATAATGGTGAAAGAGACAGACCCTAAGTCAGAGAAG GTTATGGAGGATAAAAGTCAGCTGAGTTCCTCAGATCCTGGAAGCTTCGTGCCTGGGGGCCAGGGATTGGATGTCAGAGAAAAGGCTGCCTATTTCCATAGGAGAAGCAGTCAATCAGAGGCCATAAGAGACCAAAACCCAGAAGGAATTGCAGCCTTGTCCCACCACATGGCAACCCAGAACACTAACAAACT AATATTAAATGCTTCCTTGAACTCTTCAAGGACAGAGAGAAGAAACAGTAGCAGAGAAGACACCATTCAGACAGGTTCCAATTCCACAAGCAACGAG GATTATGACTATGAAAAAAAGAGGCTCCTGGCGACGAGAG CGATGCAGAAGAAGCCGGTGGAGACAGAAGTGAGGACTCCAACTGACACATGGAGCGGTCTGGGCTTCTCCAAGTCTATGCCCACAGAGGTCGTAAAGGAACTGCGATCCATCAGCCGCCGGAGCTACAAATCATATCTTGGCACTGCCACCCAACAG ACGTGGGCATCGCAGAATGGCTGGGACAGAATTCATAATGGGAGCGACTCAGAGAACTGGCGGGAAAGACGAGGATCCTCCCCTTCACCATCTCTTCTGTTGCCATCCTCCTCCTCTTACTCTCCATCTTCTTTCAGTGTCTCTTATTCCTCATCTTCCTTTAGGTCGTCTTCTCCCAGGGCCTCAACAGACAAACCCT TGGACGGCTACTTTGAGCGTTCATCTTCAGAGAGCAGGGCAGGGCCGTCCACCCACAACCTACCTGAGCTTTTAGGCCAACTGGGCCTTAGCAAATATATTGAGATCTTCCAGCAGCAGGAG ATCGACTTTCAGACCTTCCTGACCCTGTCTGATGCCGACCTAAAGGAGGTTGGAGTTTCCACCTTTGGTGCAAGGCGGAAGATGCTCTTGGCCATATCCG ACCTGAAGAACGGCAAGTGGAAAACCACAGATCCACCAGTCGTGAAGTCAGCCTACTTGGAGGGTGGAGCCAGTGGCCGCCTTCCGCGGATCTTGGATGCTGATGTTGCTACTCGGAACAACTGCTGGTGA
- the bicc2 gene encoding bicaudal C homolog 2 isoform X1 codes for MASSVEDLLDRDLCKLEPMAQGEALVKPSRSLSRPEEEEEEEEEEEDEEEEKSALPEAEDVALKPCDPDWVEERFRIDRKKLEMMLLSPPEENGLSGEEFFKKVMIETNTQIKWPSKLKIGAKSKKDPHVKVEGKRENVLEAKKKILDLLETKVNKVTLKIDVTHTEHSHVIGKGGGNIKKVMEVTECHIHFPDSNRHNATGEKSNQVSIAGPVEGVESARRKIRDLQPLVLTFDLPMMLTSQVMPEVSSPVVQHVAQAFGVSISFRQQPRFYSCSCIVRGLQGNSASLKKATCMLMEMFLGPENHVAVSTQLDISSQQHLLLGHGATSFLTVMHMTHTQIILPDLSAPQSPPSLLIQGAPDGVCLARQQLLDCLPVCLMFDMRENGEADPRKLSHIMQNLGVFISIKPKVKQTAKSVVVKTLEKNVGNLYEARRLLLRLDPSEVTNVAAKPTGDITLTGLNNHWLNMMMQQLRLSDQGAATAPEGVQDSPQQVKTTLSPPPGLSVVQKECIIMVKETDPKSEKVMEDKSQLSSSDPGSFVPGGQGLDVREKAAYFHRRSSQSEAIRDQNPEGIAALSHHMATQNTNKLILNASLNSSRTERRNSSREDTIQTGSNSTSNEDYDYEKKRLLATRAMQKKPVETEVRTPTDTWSGLGFSKSMPTEVVKELRSISRRSYKSYLGTATQQTWASQNGWDRIHNGSDSENWRERRGSSPSPSLLLPSSSSYSPSSFSVSYSSSSFRSSSPRASTDKPSVDGYFERSSSESRAGPSTHNLPELLGQLGLSKYIEIFQQQEIDFQTFLTLSDADLKEVGVSTFGARRKMLLAISDLKNGKWKTTDPPVVKSAYLEGGASGRLPRILDADVATRNNCW; via the exons ATGGCCAGCTCCGTCGAGGACCTTCTAGATCGTGACCTGTGCAAACTGGAACCCATGGCCCAGGGAGAAGCACTCGTCAAGCCAAGTCGATCCCTGTCCCGgccagaagaggaggaggaggaggaagaggaagaggaggatgaggaagaggagaaaAGTGCCCTGCCAGAAGCAGAAGATGTTGCCTTGAAACCCTGTGATCCAGACTGGGTGGAGGAACGATTCCGGATTGACAGGAAGAAACTGGAGATGATGCTGCTCT CCCCTCCAGAGGAAAATGGGTTATCTGGGGAGGAGTTCTTCAAGAAA GTGATGATAGAAACCAACACTCAGATTAAATGGCCTTCCAAATTGAAGATTGGAGCTAAGTCAAAGAAAG ATCCACATGTAAAGGTTGAAGGGAAGAGAGAGAATGTTCTGGAGGCCAAGAAGAAGATATTAGATCTTTTGGAGACAAAG GTGAATAAAGTAACCCTAAAGATTGACGTGACCCATACGGAGCACTCTCATGTGATTGGGAAGGGAGGTGGGAACATTAAAAAAGTGATGGAGGTGACAGAGTGTCACATCCACTTTCCTGATTCCAACCGACACAATGCCACAGGGGAGAAGAGCAACCAG GTGTCTATTGCTGGGCCAGTTGAAGGAGTAGAGTCAGCTAGGAGGAAAATACGA GACCTCCAGCCACTggttttgacctttgacctgccGATGATGCTGACCTCCCAGGTCATGCCAGAGGTCAGCTCCCCTGTGGTCCAGCACGTGGCCCAGGCCTTTGGCGTGAGCATCAGCTTCCGGCAGCAGCCTAGGTTCTACAGCTGCAGCTGCATAGTGCGAGGTCTGCAGGGGAACTCTGCTTCTCTGAAG AAGGCCACCTGCATGCTAATGGAGATGTTCCTGGGCCCGGAGAATCACGTGGCGGTCAGCACTCAGCTCGATATCAGCTCCCAGCAGCACCTCCTCCTGGGCCATGGCGCGACCAGCTTCCTGACTGTCATGCACATGACCCACACTCAGATAATCCTGCCAGATCTCAGTGCCCCTCAGAGCCCCCCTTCATTGCTCATCCAAGGAGCTCCTGATGGGGTGTGCCTAGCACGGCAACAGCTCCTG GACTGTCTGCCAGTGTGCCTGATGTTTGACATGCGGGAGAATGGGGAGGCGGACCCTCGCAAGCTCAGCCACATAATGCAAAATTTGGGCGTCTTCATCAGCATCAAACCCAAGGTCAAGCAGACCGCCAAG TCGGTGGTGGTGAAAACCCTGGAGAAGAACGTTGGCAACCTTTATGAGGCTCGGCGACTACTACTCAGATTGGACCCCAGTGAGGTCACCAACGTTGCTGCAAAGCCCACCGGTGACATCACATTAACCGGTCTCAACAACCACTGGCTGAACATGATGATGCAGCAGCTTCGGCTCTCTGATCAAG GTGCTGCCACTGCACCAGAAGGAGTGCAGGACAGTCCCCAGCAGGTGAAGACCACACTCTCACCCCCACCAGGTCTATCGGTTGTGCAGAAGGAGTGCATCATAATGGTGAAAGAGACAGACCCTAAGTCAGAGAAG GTTATGGAGGATAAAAGTCAGCTGAGTTCCTCAGATCCTGGAAGCTTCGTGCCTGGGGGCCAGGGATTGGATGTCAGAGAAAAGGCTGCCTATTTCCATAGGAGAAGCAGTCAATCAGAGGCCATAAGAGACCAAAACCCAGAAGGAATTGCAGCCTTGTCCCACCACATGGCAACCCAGAACACTAACAAACT AATATTAAATGCTTCCTTGAACTCTTCAAGGACAGAGAGAAGAAACAGTAGCAGAGAAGACACCATTCAGACAGGTTCCAATTCCACAAGCAACGAG GATTATGACTATGAAAAAAAGAGGCTCCTGGCGACGAGAG CGATGCAGAAGAAGCCGGTGGAGACAGAAGTGAGGACTCCAACTGACACATGGAGCGGTCTGGGCTTCTCCAAGTCTATGCCCACAGAGGTCGTAAAGGAACTGCGATCCATCAGCCGCCGGAGCTACAAATCATATCTTGGCACTGCCACCCAACAG ACGTGGGCATCGCAGAATGGCTGGGACAGAATTCATAATGGGAGCGACTCAGAGAACTGGCGGGAAAGACGAGGATCCTCCCCTTCACCATCTCTTCTGTTGCCATCCTCCTCCTCTTACTCTCCATCTTCTTTCAGTGTCTCTTATTCCTCATCTTCCTTTAGGTCGTCTTCTCCCAGGGCCTCAACAGACAAACCCT CAGTGGACGGCTACTTTGAGCGTTCATCTTCAGAGAGCAGGGCAGGGCCGTCCACCCACAACCTACCTGAGCTTTTAGGCCAACTGGGCCTTAGCAAATATATTGAGATCTTCCAGCAGCAGGAG ATCGACTTTCAGACCTTCCTGACCCTGTCTGATGCCGACCTAAAGGAGGTTGGAGTTTCCACCTTTGGTGCAAGGCGGAAGATGCTCTTGGCCATATCCG ACCTGAAGAACGGCAAGTGGAAAACCACAGATCCACCAGTCGTGAAGTCAGCCTACTTGGAGGGTGGAGCCAGTGGCCGCCTTCCGCGGATCTTGGATGCTGATGTTGCTACTCGGAACAACTGCTGGTGA
- the bicc2 gene encoding bicaudal C homolog 2 isoform X4, translating to MASSVEDLLDRDLCKLEPMAQGEALVKPSRSLSRPEEEEEEEEEEEDEEEEKSALPEAEDVALKPCDPDWVEERFRIDRKKLEMMLLSPPEENGLSGEEFFKKVMIETNTQIKWPSKLKIGAKSKKDPHVKVEGKRENVLEAKKKILDLLETKVNKVTLKIDVTHTEHSHVIGKGGGNIKKVMEVTECHIHFPDSNRHNATGEKSNQVSIAGPVEGVESARRKIRDLQPLVLTFDLPMMLTSQVMPEVSSPVVQHVAQAFGVSISFRQQPRFYSCSCIVRGLQGNSASLKKATCMLMEMFLGPENHVAVSTQLDISSQQHLLLGHGATSFLTVMHMTHTQIILPDLSAPQSPPSLLIQGAPDGVCLARQQLLDCLPVCLMFDMRENGEADPRKLSHIMQNLGVFISIKPKVKQTAKSVVVKTLEKNVGNLYEARRLLLRLDPSEVTNVAAKPTGDITLTGLNNHWLNMMMQQLRLSDQGAATAPEGVQDSPQQVKTTLSPPPGLSVVQKECIIMVKETDPKSEKVMEDKSQLSSSDPGSFVPGGQGLDVREKAAYFHRRSSQSEAIRDQNPEGIAALSHHMATQNTNKLILNASLNSSRTERRNSSREDTIQTGSNSTSNEDYDYEKKRLLATRAMQKKPVETEVRTPTDTWSGLGFSKSMPTEVVKELRSISRRSYKSYLGTATQQVTSGTSPGKNIKLSNLLNLQMSKGLFEKWI from the exons ATGGCCAGCTCCGTCGAGGACCTTCTAGATCGTGACCTGTGCAAACTGGAACCCATGGCCCAGGGAGAAGCACTCGTCAAGCCAAGTCGATCCCTGTCCCGgccagaagaggaggaggaggaggaagaggaagaggaggatgaggaagaggagaaaAGTGCCCTGCCAGAAGCAGAAGATGTTGCCTTGAAACCCTGTGATCCAGACTGGGTGGAGGAACGATTCCGGATTGACAGGAAGAAACTGGAGATGATGCTGCTCT CCCCTCCAGAGGAAAATGGGTTATCTGGGGAGGAGTTCTTCAAGAAA GTGATGATAGAAACCAACACTCAGATTAAATGGCCTTCCAAATTGAAGATTGGAGCTAAGTCAAAGAAAG ATCCACATGTAAAGGTTGAAGGGAAGAGAGAGAATGTTCTGGAGGCCAAGAAGAAGATATTAGATCTTTTGGAGACAAAG GTGAATAAAGTAACCCTAAAGATTGACGTGACCCATACGGAGCACTCTCATGTGATTGGGAAGGGAGGTGGGAACATTAAAAAAGTGATGGAGGTGACAGAGTGTCACATCCACTTTCCTGATTCCAACCGACACAATGCCACAGGGGAGAAGAGCAACCAG GTGTCTATTGCTGGGCCAGTTGAAGGAGTAGAGTCAGCTAGGAGGAAAATACGA GACCTCCAGCCACTggttttgacctttgacctgccGATGATGCTGACCTCCCAGGTCATGCCAGAGGTCAGCTCCCCTGTGGTCCAGCACGTGGCCCAGGCCTTTGGCGTGAGCATCAGCTTCCGGCAGCAGCCTAGGTTCTACAGCTGCAGCTGCATAGTGCGAGGTCTGCAGGGGAACTCTGCTTCTCTGAAG AAGGCCACCTGCATGCTAATGGAGATGTTCCTGGGCCCGGAGAATCACGTGGCGGTCAGCACTCAGCTCGATATCAGCTCCCAGCAGCACCTCCTCCTGGGCCATGGCGCGACCAGCTTCCTGACTGTCATGCACATGACCCACACTCAGATAATCCTGCCAGATCTCAGTGCCCCTCAGAGCCCCCCTTCATTGCTCATCCAAGGAGCTCCTGATGGGGTGTGCCTAGCACGGCAACAGCTCCTG GACTGTCTGCCAGTGTGCCTGATGTTTGACATGCGGGAGAATGGGGAGGCGGACCCTCGCAAGCTCAGCCACATAATGCAAAATTTGGGCGTCTTCATCAGCATCAAACCCAAGGTCAAGCAGACCGCCAAG TCGGTGGTGGTGAAAACCCTGGAGAAGAACGTTGGCAACCTTTATGAGGCTCGGCGACTACTACTCAGATTGGACCCCAGTGAGGTCACCAACGTTGCTGCAAAGCCCACCGGTGACATCACATTAACCGGTCTCAACAACCACTGGCTGAACATGATGATGCAGCAGCTTCGGCTCTCTGATCAAG GTGCTGCCACTGCACCAGAAGGAGTGCAGGACAGTCCCCAGCAGGTGAAGACCACACTCTCACCCCCACCAGGTCTATCGGTTGTGCAGAAGGAGTGCATCATAATGGTGAAAGAGACAGACCCTAAGTCAGAGAAG GTTATGGAGGATAAAAGTCAGCTGAGTTCCTCAGATCCTGGAAGCTTCGTGCCTGGGGGCCAGGGATTGGATGTCAGAGAAAAGGCTGCCTATTTCCATAGGAGAAGCAGTCAATCAGAGGCCATAAGAGACCAAAACCCAGAAGGAATTGCAGCCTTGTCCCACCACATGGCAACCCAGAACACTAACAAACT AATATTAAATGCTTCCTTGAACTCTTCAAGGACAGAGAGAAGAAACAGTAGCAGAGAAGACACCATTCAGACAGGTTCCAATTCCACAAGCAACGAG GATTATGACTATGAAAAAAAGAGGCTCCTGGCGACGAGAG CGATGCAGAAGAAGCCGGTGGAGACAGAAGTGAGGACTCCAACTGACACATGGAGCGGTCTGGGCTTCTCCAAGTCTATGCCCACAGAGGTCGTAAAGGAACTGCGATCCATCAGCCGCCGGAGCTACAAATCATATCTTGGCACTGCCACCCAACAG GTGACCAGTGGGACTTCACCTGGGAAAAATATTAAGCTGTCCAATCTGTTAAACCTCCAAATGAGCAAAGGCTTATTTGAAAAGTGGATATAG